One Ostrea edulis chromosome 2, xbOstEdul1.1, whole genome shotgun sequence genomic region harbors:
- the LOC125681463 gene encoding uncharacterized protein LOC125681463 isoform X2, translating to MDADTALWSLVITCIISSTFQSGDVVFSAPSRLHAGSTLALHCRSNQDRTIHAYHFTIRRLGEAPVPLVRITMGRSGKETQWEDDLAQARGTVNAELGFSNVSFARVQISRADCTDDAEYTCRITTDRRGDAPQTSRHVTIIRNPNGVFPITATSVERNEMTNDNLGIISSALRSSGSSGYSALPVGSIAVFNCTSRESYPPATIRWCLKRPIDETFRNFAFASVQRLEMVNASLSKQSCFFKKTSLLPFAITTADNGTILSCSTDTTECTLTTRRNNAATFLITTADTDNSGSGSESDLGQVIAADSQTSTTGIMALVTAGIVLIIIGVSGVALAVFTYTKAKRIKTGSGTRP from the exons ATGGACGCAGATACTGCTCTCTGGAGTCTTGTAATTACATGCATTATATCAA GTACATTCCAGTCCGGCGACGTAGTCTTCTCAGCTCCCTCTAGATTACACGCTGGGAGCACCTTAGCATTACACTGTCGATCAAACCAGGATAGGACCATTCATGCATATCACTTCACCATAAGAAGACTAGGCGAAGCACCAGTGCCGTTGGTTAGGATCACTATGGGTAGAAGTGGAAAGGAAACGCAATGGGAAGACGACTTAGCCCAGGCCAGGGGGACGGTGAATGCTGAACTCGGCTTCTCCAACGTTTCTTTTGCTCGAGTCCAAATTTCTAGAGCAGACTGCACTGATGATGCGGAATATACATGTCGCATAACGACCGATAGGAGAGGAGACGCGCCACAGACATCTAGACACGTTACAATTATCA GAAATCCCAATGGTGTGTTTCCTATAACCGCAACTTCtgttgaaagaaatgaaatgacaaATGACAACCTAGGAATTATTTCATCGGCCCTCCGAAGTTCGGGGTCCTCTGGATATTCAGCATTACCCGTGGGTTCTATAGCGGTTTTTAACTGCACTTCTAGAGAGTCCTATCCTCCAGCAACAATACGGTGGTGCTTGAAACGACCGATAGACGAAACATTTAGAAACTTTGCTTTTGCGTCAGTCCAGCGCCTGGAAATGGTGAATGCTTCGTTATCAAAGCAGTCTTGCTTTTTCAAAAAGACAAGTCTTCTTCCGTTTGCAATAACGACTGCAGATAATGGCACGATACTGTCATGTTCCACGGACACCACCGAGTGTACTCTCACAACACGCAGGAACAACGCGGCAACCTTCCTCATCACAACTGCTG ATACGGATAATTCCGGTAGTGGATCAGAAAGTGATTTAGGCCAGGTGATCGCTGCAGATTCACAAACATCAACGACAG GTATAATGGCGTTAGTGACTGCTGGAATAGTTTTAATCATCATCGGAGTCAGCGGGGTAGCACTTGCGGTTTTCACATACACCAAAGCAAAAAGAATCAAAACCG GGAGCGGTACCAGACCCTGA
- the LOC125681463 gene encoding uncharacterized protein LOC125681463 isoform X1, which yields MDADTALWSLVITCIISSTFQSGDVVFSAPSRLHAGSTLALHCRSNQDRTIHAYHFTIRRLGEAPVPLVRITMGRSGKETQWEDDLAQARGTVNAELGFSNVSFARVQISRADCTDDAEYTCRITTDRRGDAPQTSRHVTIIRNPNGVFPITATSVERNEMTNDNLGIISSALRSSGSSGYSALPVGSIAVFNCTSRESYPPATIRWCLKRPIDETFRNFAFASVQRLEMVNASLSKQSCFFKKTSLLPFAITTADNGTILSCSTDTTECTLTTRRNNAATFLITTADTDNSGSGSESDLGQVIAADSQTSTTGIMALVTAGIVLIIIGVSGVALAVFTYTKAKRIKTEYETMKERERYQTLNRVSQDPVTYEVMDENESEGVTTNYINADYRVYSEVGRPNS from the exons ATGGACGCAGATACTGCTCTCTGGAGTCTTGTAATTACATGCATTATATCAA GTACATTCCAGTCCGGCGACGTAGTCTTCTCAGCTCCCTCTAGATTACACGCTGGGAGCACCTTAGCATTACACTGTCGATCAAACCAGGATAGGACCATTCATGCATATCACTTCACCATAAGAAGACTAGGCGAAGCACCAGTGCCGTTGGTTAGGATCACTATGGGTAGAAGTGGAAAGGAAACGCAATGGGAAGACGACTTAGCCCAGGCCAGGGGGACGGTGAATGCTGAACTCGGCTTCTCCAACGTTTCTTTTGCTCGAGTCCAAATTTCTAGAGCAGACTGCACTGATGATGCGGAATATACATGTCGCATAACGACCGATAGGAGAGGAGACGCGCCACAGACATCTAGACACGTTACAATTATCA GAAATCCCAATGGTGTGTTTCCTATAACCGCAACTTCtgttgaaagaaatgaaatgacaaATGACAACCTAGGAATTATTTCATCGGCCCTCCGAAGTTCGGGGTCCTCTGGATATTCAGCATTACCCGTGGGTTCTATAGCGGTTTTTAACTGCACTTCTAGAGAGTCCTATCCTCCAGCAACAATACGGTGGTGCTTGAAACGACCGATAGACGAAACATTTAGAAACTTTGCTTTTGCGTCAGTCCAGCGCCTGGAAATGGTGAATGCTTCGTTATCAAAGCAGTCTTGCTTTTTCAAAAAGACAAGTCTTCTTCCGTTTGCAATAACGACTGCAGATAATGGCACGATACTGTCATGTTCCACGGACACCACCGAGTGTACTCTCACAACACGCAGGAACAACGCGGCAACCTTCCTCATCACAACTGCTG ATACGGATAATTCCGGTAGTGGATCAGAAAGTGATTTAGGCCAGGTGATCGCTGCAGATTCACAAACATCAACGACAG GTATAATGGCGTTAGTGACTGCTGGAATAGTTTTAATCATCATCGGAGTCAGCGGGGTAGCACTTGCGGTTTTCACATACACCAAAGCAAAAAGAATCAAAACCG AATATGAAACAATGAAAGAAAG GGAGCGGTACCAGACCCTGAATCGAGTGTCTCAGGATCCCGTCACATATGAAGTTATGGATGAAAACGAGTCAGAAG GAGTGACAACAAACTATATCAATGCAGATTACAGAGTGTACTCAGAGGTTGGACGTCCAAATTCATGA
- the LOC125681462 gene encoding cytohesin-interacting protein-like isoform X1 — MDLTVQLNPVVKKKKPRMLKPIQSVGADLDHLEAERSILSDPQDNRKRRTILLHKKNESWGFTIQTYGFKNKKTGEIEVYTYVDYVALNGPANIAGMRRGDIILSVNGRSVEFATHQELVSVIQSCGDQARLVVLFVDCCKKVELHDRLIKLKRLLNLKIKELRDVEMKERELLDEFCFTRGLDRFDYCRQSILSTQSNESSLDRISILTANSNLHNIPNTVTLHLNASSSFSNTSKSSSDELSDCAYDVDSFADVNYADDSDGDSGYSNEDFPGIQRRNTVIERRNSGEDVRNRRETLVAVECECEGDRICRLCEIRQQSESMDMPLSEGSEDATPVMDSDSSLVHTPNPESNPDCIPGSEKPEQVSCELNDCADLVQSNPDDSSPAGQVISYQDSSETEPDTAMKDDWDFPFWTEGAICINLDDEDTKL, encoded by the exons aAGCCACGGATGCTGAAACCCATACAATCAGTGGGGGCAGACTTGGACCATTTGGAAGCAGAGCGGAGCATTCTTTCTGACCCTCAGGACAACAGAAAAAGGCGTACCATCCtcttacataaaaaaaatgaatcctGGGGGTTCACTATACAG ACATATGGCTTTAAAAACAAGAAAACGGGGGAGATAGAAGTTTACACTTACGTAGATTATGTTGCATTAAATGGACCAGCAAACATAGCCGGCATGAGGAGAG GGGACATAATTCTGTCCGTTAATGGAAGGAGTGTAGAATTTGCCACTCATCAGGAGTTAGTGTCTGTTATTCAGTCATGTGGAGACCAGGCAAG ATTGGTGGTGTTATTTGTGGATTGTTGTAAAAAAGTTGAACTCCATGATAGACTCATAAAATTAAAG AGATTGCTCAACTTGAAGATAAAAGAACTGAGGGATGTAGAAATGAAAGAGAGAGAACTCTTGGATG aattttgCTTCACTCGAGGCCTTGACAGATTCGACTATTGCAGACAGAGCATTCTCAGTACCCAGTCAAACGAGTCCAGCTTGGACAGGATCAGCATACTGACAGCCAACAGCAACCTCCATAACATTCCAAACACAGTCACCCTCCATCTGAATGCATCCAGCTCCTTTTCAAACACATCTAAGAGTTCTAGTGATGAGCTTAGTGACTGTGCATACGATGTTGATAGCTTTGCTGATGTGAATTATGCAGATGATTCTGACGGAGACTCTGGGTATTCTAATGAAGATTTCCCAGGCATACAGAGAAGAAACACTGTCATTGAACGAAGAAATTCGGGAGAGGATGTTAGAAACAGACGAGAGACATTGGTGGCTGTTGAGTGCGAGTGTGAAGGTGACAGGATATGTCGACTTTGTGAAATAAGGCAACAATCTGAATCCATGGACATGCCCTTGTCTGAGGGTTCAGAAGACGCCACACCTGTGATGGACTCTGATAGTAGTTTAGTTCATACCCCTAACCCTGAGTCTAATCCAGATTGTATCCCTGGATCTGAGAAACCAGAGCAGGTTTCATGTGAACTCAATGACTGTGCAGATTTGGTTCAGTCCAATCCAGATGACAGTTCACCTGCTGGTCAGGTAATATCTTACCAGGACTCATCAGAGACGGAGCCAGATACAGCCATGAAGGATGACTGGGATTTCCCTTTCTGGACAGAGGGAGCAATCTGCATCAATCTAGATGATGAGGATACCAAACTTTGA
- the LOC125681462 gene encoding cytohesin-interacting protein-like isoform X2, which produces MNTFCLDRKKPRMLKPIQSVGADLDHLEAERSILSDPQDNRKRRTILLHKKNESWGFTIQTYGFKNKKTGEIEVYTYVDYVALNGPANIAGMRRGDIILSVNGRSVEFATHQELVSVIQSCGDQARLVVLFVDCCKKVELHDRLIKLKRLLNLKIKELRDVEMKERELLDEFCFTRGLDRFDYCRQSILSTQSNESSLDRISILTANSNLHNIPNTVTLHLNASSSFSNTSKSSSDELSDCAYDVDSFADVNYADDSDGDSGYSNEDFPGIQRRNTVIERRNSGEDVRNRRETLVAVECECEGDRICRLCEIRQQSESMDMPLSEGSEDATPVMDSDSSLVHTPNPESNPDCIPGSEKPEQVSCELNDCADLVQSNPDDSSPAGQVISYQDSSETEPDTAMKDDWDFPFWTEGAICINLDDEDTKL; this is translated from the exons aAGCCACGGATGCTGAAACCCATACAATCAGTGGGGGCAGACTTGGACCATTTGGAAGCAGAGCGGAGCATTCTTTCTGACCCTCAGGACAACAGAAAAAGGCGTACCATCCtcttacataaaaaaaatgaatcctGGGGGTTCACTATACAG ACATATGGCTTTAAAAACAAGAAAACGGGGGAGATAGAAGTTTACACTTACGTAGATTATGTTGCATTAAATGGACCAGCAAACATAGCCGGCATGAGGAGAG GGGACATAATTCTGTCCGTTAATGGAAGGAGTGTAGAATTTGCCACTCATCAGGAGTTAGTGTCTGTTATTCAGTCATGTGGAGACCAGGCAAG ATTGGTGGTGTTATTTGTGGATTGTTGTAAAAAAGTTGAACTCCATGATAGACTCATAAAATTAAAG AGATTGCTCAACTTGAAGATAAAAGAACTGAGGGATGTAGAAATGAAAGAGAGAGAACTCTTGGATG aattttgCTTCACTCGAGGCCTTGACAGATTCGACTATTGCAGACAGAGCATTCTCAGTACCCAGTCAAACGAGTCCAGCTTGGACAGGATCAGCATACTGACAGCCAACAGCAACCTCCATAACATTCCAAACACAGTCACCCTCCATCTGAATGCATCCAGCTCCTTTTCAAACACATCTAAGAGTTCTAGTGATGAGCTTAGTGACTGTGCATACGATGTTGATAGCTTTGCTGATGTGAATTATGCAGATGATTCTGACGGAGACTCTGGGTATTCTAATGAAGATTTCCCAGGCATACAGAGAAGAAACACTGTCATTGAACGAAGAAATTCGGGAGAGGATGTTAGAAACAGACGAGAGACATTGGTGGCTGTTGAGTGCGAGTGTGAAGGTGACAGGATATGTCGACTTTGTGAAATAAGGCAACAATCTGAATCCATGGACATGCCCTTGTCTGAGGGTTCAGAAGACGCCACACCTGTGATGGACTCTGATAGTAGTTTAGTTCATACCCCTAACCCTGAGTCTAATCCAGATTGTATCCCTGGATCTGAGAAACCAGAGCAGGTTTCATGTGAACTCAATGACTGTGCAGATTTGGTTCAGTCCAATCCAGATGACAGTTCACCTGCTGGTCAGGTAATATCTTACCAGGACTCATCAGAGACGGAGCCAGATACAGCCATGAAGGATGACTGGGATTTCCCTTTCTGGACAGAGGGAGCAATCTGCATCAATCTAGATGATGAGGATACCAAACTTTGA